One Silene latifolia isolate original U9 population chromosome 4, ASM4854445v1, whole genome shotgun sequence DNA segment encodes these proteins:
- the LOC141651477 gene encoding uncharacterized protein LOC141651477, which translates to MALQITSTKISKLAKYVRNVEIAVRVVCLWKRENHRNKGEIYGIEMILVDAEGDTIQASISKSMLYKFKSRVTEGRTYRLGKFTVADNVGYMTGTKNPLRIWFEYSTFAIETNDEHIPKYGFQFTSFADIIHENVKLDSYLDIIGEFEASHPIAVSEKGNEWTHIDLIDKELPFYVFGDYVQQVKKIIAITGWCYGKTKVLSRCECVGRARMER; encoded by the exons ATGGCACTCCAAATTACCTCAACCAAAATCTCGAAACTGGCCAAGTATGTTCGCAATGTGGAAATCGCTGTTCGTGTTGTTTGCTTATGGAAACGTGAGAATCATAGGAACAAGGGAGAGATCTATGGCATTGAGATGATATTGGTTGACGCAGAG GGTGATACCATTCAAGCAAGTATAAGCAAGTCAATGTTGTACAAGTTCAAAAGCAGAGTCACTGAAGGTCGTACCTATAGGCTGGGCAAGTTCACTGTTGCGGATAACGTTGGCTACATGACTGGCACCAAAAACCCATTGAGGATTTGGTTCGAGTATTCAACTTTTGCCATTGAGACAAATGATGAACACATTCCGAAGTATGGTTTTCAATTCACAAGCTTTGCTGACATTATTCATGAAAATGTCAAGCTAGATTCCTACTTAG ATATCATTGGAGAATTTGAGGCCTCACACCCAATTGCTGTATCGGAGAAAGGGAATGAGTGGACTCATATTGACTTAATCGACAAAGA ACTACCATTTTATGTATTTGGCGACTATGTGCAACAAGTGAAGAAGATAATTGCGATTACTGGCTGGTGCTATGGAAAGACCAAAGTGCTTTCAAGATGCGAGTGTGTTGGTCGTGCGAGAATGGAAAG GTGA